DNA from Vigna radiata var. radiata cultivar VC1973A unplaced genomic scaffold, Vradiata_ver6 scaffold_352, whole genome shotgun sequence:
CCTCAGATGTATGACGTTACTCAGATTTcaaaaaatcttgaaaataaagaccagtttgatgattacaagtaagatgactgactcaagcaaaaggaaatgcaaaataaagcaaatgtttttcatcaattcatcaaaaaaaaaatctttcggatcgaaaccctcttcattcatatgaatggtggTCGAGTCCTtcttcaaaaatgaaaaatgacatTCAAATGTTCTTTTTCAAGTGATTTTGTTTCTTGCCGGTCATGTTTTTCTCTCATNNNNNNNNNNNNNNNNNNNNNNNNNNNNNNNNNNNNNNNNNNNNNNNNNNNNNNNNNNNNNNNNNNNNNNNNNNNNNNNNNNNNNNNNNNNNNNNNNNNNNNNNNNNNNNNNNNNNNNNNNNNNNNNNNNNNNNNNNNNNNNNNNNNNNNNNNNNNNNNNNNNNNNNNNNNNNNNNNNNNNNNNNNNNNNNNNNNNNNNNNNNNNNNNNNNNNNNNNNNNNNNNNNNNNNNNNNNNNNNNNNNNNNNNNNNNNNNNNNNNNNNNNNNNNNNNNNNNNNNNNNNNNNNNNNNNNNNNNNNNNNNNNNNNNNNNNNNNNNNNNNNNNNNNNNNNNNNNNNNNNNNNNNNNNNNNNNNNNNNNNNNNNNNNNNNNNNNNNNNNNNNNNNNNNNNNNNNNNNNNNNNNNNNNNNNNNNNNNNNNNNNNNNNNNNNNNNNNNNNNNNNNNNNNNNNNNNNNNNNNNNNNNNNNNNNNNNNNNNNNNNNNNNNNNNNNNNNNNNNNNNNNNNNNNNNNNNNNNNNNNNNNNNNNNNNNNNNNNNNNNNNNNNNNNNNNNNNNNNNNNNNNNNNNNNNNNNNNNNNNNNNNNNNNNNNNNNNNNNNNNNNNNNNNNNNNNNNNNNNNNNNNNNNNNNNNNNNNNNNNNNNNNNNNNNNNNNNNNNNNNNNNNNNNNNNNNNNNNNNNNNNNNNNNNNNNNNNNNNNNNNNNNNNNNNNNNNNNNNNNNNNNNNNNNNNNNNNNNNNNNNNNNNNNNNNNNNNNNNNNNNNNNNNNNNNNNNNNNNNNNNNNNNNNNNNNNNNNNNNNNNNNNNNNNNNNNNNNNNNNNNNNNNNNNNNNNNNNNNNNNNNNNNNNNNNNNNNNNNNNNNNNNNNNNNNNNNNNNNNNNNNNNNNNNNNNNNNNNNNNNNNNNNNNNNNNNNNNNNNNNNNNNNNNNNNNNNNNNNNNNNNNNNNNNNNNNNNNNNNNNNNNNNNNNNNNNNNNNNNNNNNNNNNNNNNNNNNNNNNNNNNNNNNNNNNNNNNNNNNNNNNNNNNNNNNNNNNNNNNNNNNNNNNNNNNNNNNNNNNNNNNNNNNNNNNNNNNNNNNNNNNNNNNNNNNNNNNNNNNNNNNNNNNNNNNNNNNNNNNNNNNNNNNNNNNNNNNNNNNNNNNNNNNNNNNNNNNNNNNNNNNNNNNNNNNNNNNNNNNNNNNNNNNNNNNNNNNNNNNNNNNNNNNNNNNNNNNNNNNNNNNNNNNNNNNNNNNNNNNNNNNNNNNNNNNNNNNNNNNNNNNNNNNNNNNNNNNNNNNNNNNNNNNNNNNNNNNNNNNNNNNNNNNNNNNNNNNNNNNNNNNNNNNNNNNNNNNNNNNNNNNNNNNNNNNNNNNNNNNNNNNNNNNNNNNNNNNNNNNNNNNNNNNNNNNNNNNNNNNNNNNNNNNNNNNNNNNNNNNNNNNNNNNNNNNNNNNNNNNNNNNNNNNNNNNNNNNNNNNNNNNNNNNNNNNNNNNNNNNNNNNNNNNNNNNNNNNNNNNNNNNNNNNNNNNNNNNNNNNNNNNNNNNNNNNNNNNNNNNNNNNNNNNNNNNNNNNNNNNNNNNNNNNNNNNNNNNNNNNNNNNNNNNNNNNNNNNNNNNNNNNNNNNNNNNNNNNNNNNNNNNNNNNNNNNNNNNNNNNNNNNNNNNNNNNNNNNNNNNNNNNNNNNNNNNNNNNNNNNNNNNNNNNNNNNNNNNNNNNNNNNNNNNNNNNNNNNNNNNNNNNNNNNNNNNNNNNNNNNNNNNNNNNNNNNNNNNNNNNNNNNNNNNNNNNNNNNNNNNNNNNNNNNNNNNNNNNNNNNNNNNNNNNNNNNNNNNNNNNNNNNNNNNNNNNNNNNNNNNNNNNNNNNNNNNNNNNNNNNNNNNNNNNNNNNNNNNNNNNNNNNNNNNNNNNNNNNNNNNNNNNNNNNNNNNNNNNNNNNNNNNNNNNNNNNNNNNNNNNNNNNNNNNNNNNNNNNNNNNNNNNNNNNNNNNNNNNNNNNNNNNNNNNNNNNNNNNNNNNNNNNNNNNNNNNNNNNNNNNNNNNNNNNNNNNNNNNNNNNNNNNNNNNNNNNNNNNNNNNNNNNNNNNNNNNNNNNNNNNNNNNNNNNNNNNNNNNNNNNNNNNNNNNNNNNNNNNNNNNNNNNNNNNNNNNNNNNNNNNNNNNNNNNNNNNNNNNNNNNNNNNNNNNNNNNNNNNNNNNNNNNNNNNNNNNNNNNNNNNNNNNNNNNNNNNNNNNNNNNNNNNNNNNNNNNNNNNNNNNNNNNNNNNNNNNNNNNNNNNNNNNNNNNNNNNNNNNNNNNNNNNNNNNNNNNNNNNNNNNNNNNNNNNNNNNNNNNNNNNNNNNNNNNNNNNNNNNNNNNNNNNNNNNNNNNNNNNNNNNNNNNNNNNNNNNNNNNNNNNNNNNNNNNNNNNNNNNNNNNNNNNNNNNNNNNNNNNNNNNNNNNNNNNNNNNNNNNNNNNNNNNNNNNNNNNNNNNNNNNNNNNNNNNNNNNNNNNNNNNNNNNNNNNNNNNNNNNNNNNNNNNNNNNNNNNNNNNNNNNNNNNNNNNNNNNNNNNNNNNNNNNNNNNNNNNNNNNNNNNNNNNNNNNNNNNNNNNNNNNNNNNNNNNNNNNNNNNNNNNNNNNNNNNNNNNNNNNNNNNNNNNNNNNNNNNNNNNNNNNNNNNNNNNNNNNNNNNNNNNNNNNNNNNNNNNNNNNNNNNNNNNNNNNNNNNNNNNNNNNNNNNNNNNNNNNNNNNNNNNNNNNNNNNNNNNNNNNNNNNNNNNNNNNNNNNNNNNNNNNNNNNNNNNNNNNNNNNNNNNNNNNNNNNNNNNNNNNNNNNNNNNNNNNNNNNNNNNNNNNNNNNNNNNNNNNNNNNNNNNNNNNNNNNNNNNNNNNNNNNNNNNNNNNNNNNNNNNNNNNNNNNNNNNNNNNNNNNNNNNNNNNNNNNNNNNNNNNNNNCGATCTTTAACCCACCTAAGAAGATTGAAACTTTCCTCAATTACTGCAAGAAGCTGATTAGAGAAATGAAGAATGTGATGGCTAGAGCTCGTGATAGTTGATCAAGATTTTGTATACCTTCAATGTGATGAACTTCTAAATGTTGTGGACGTTTTATGAACTGTCCTATTGACTCTGTTCATGTTAGTTTCCAGATTATACATTTGGCAATGTTTTCACATCTTTATAATTTCTGGCTGTAGCAATTGTGTCACTTTGTCTTTTCTCATTTCCTTttcgattttattttctttttcttaatttatttcatctaatgaaattcagtttaaaaataacaatacggCTAAGTTTCCAAGACACCCTAAAAGGCACGAACCAGTGGAAAAATCATGGAGAATCAAGAAGAAGTTCAAGAGGAGATGAAAGCCGATATCCAACAACTGAAGGGACAAATGAGCCAAATCCTAGAGGCCCTGAATGCCTTACAAGACCCTGGAGATTCGCGGGCACCGCGACCACAACAGAGAGCATCGGAGGCACAAACTTTCCCTCCTTATGGTCTTCCTCCGAACTACACTCCGCCCTCAGGAGAGGACTTGGGACATGCTGACACCCAAGAGGTCAAAGATAACGCAGTTGAAGCAGAAGACAAGCTTGGAGCAAACACTGCCATAATTCATGAGGAGACAACCCAGTCAGGTATGGCAAACGTGATAATGATAGAACAACCCGAGATGAAGTCTTCACATTATGTTGTTGCaccaacaaattttgaaaaattagaaatgcTTGAGAAGAAGTTGAGAGTCATAGAGGGCAAAGATGTGTTTGAATTTGGAGATGCTAGAAAACTATGCTTAGTTCCAGATGTGGTAATACCTCCAAAGTTCAAGTTGCCAGAGTTTGAGAAATATCGAGGAAACACTTGCCCAAGGAGCCACATAACCATGTACTGCAGAAAAATGGCAGCCTATGCTTATCATGAAAAACTTTTGATTCACTTCTTCCAGGAAAGCTTAACTAGTGTGGCTCTAAGTTGGTACATGCGCTTAGAACCAACTGACATCTGCTCATGGAAAGATCTGGTTGATGCATTCGTAAGGCAGTACGAATATAATAAGGACCTAAGACCTGACAGATTACAATTGCAGAACATGGTGAAGAACGAGTCTGAATCATTCAGAGAATATGCCCAAAGGTGGAGAGAAATTGCTGCTCAAGTAGAGCCTCCTCTGAGTGACAAGGAGATGACAACCATATTTCTGAATACTCTACAACCACCATTTTATGAGCACATGATAAGCAGTGTCTCCTCAAGTTTTGCTGATATAGTGGTAATTGGAGAGAGGGTTGAAGGTGGCataagaaatggaaaaattgcACTAAATCCAAATCTGGTAGCGAATTTGAATGAGTATGGTCTTGGACAGGAGGCAAATTCGCATTTTACTGCCTATCCTCAGACGTCACATTCTTATGGGTCCAATCGAGCCATGGAGCAGAGAAAGTACAATCGTAATGAGAAGGTCGTTAATTTCACTCCTATCCCCATGACCTATACAGAGCTGCTGCAAGATCTGTTACGCAACAACCTCATAAAGGTTTGTCCTACCAGGTCGGTACGACCTCCTTACCCAAAGAACTATGACATAAATGTTAGGTGTGATTATCATGAAGGAGCACGTGGGCATTCAACAAAGGCATGCAAGGCTTTAAGGCATAAGGTGCAATCTTTAATCGATTCAGGAtgtttaaagtttgaagaaagtcaATCCAGTACTGTGGCAAGGCGAGATCTCGCCTCTGCAAATGCCATGGACAAATGAAGAGGACACTAGGTCTATATAGGAAAGCATGGGTCATTGTAAAAAATGAAGTTGATGTTGCTTTGCTTATGTTTTGGAATTGTCTTGTTGTAAGGGCTATGCTCATTGATATTGTGCTTTCGTCTATGACTTTTAATGTGAACATCCGTTACACAGTTTCTCCAAGGTTTACTGGCAATCATGTCTTAATAGGGTGTCGTGGATAAAGCGAAAGCcgcaaataataaaattgaaaaaaaacaaaaaaatgaaggcAATCTTGAGTCgcttgtctttcttgcaaattttcaaacatattttctcgaaaatagcaaaaacaaaatagcaaaaaaaaaaggaaaaatgataaaCCATGTCAACACctaatttcgtccgggtgactaaataatgagactcgtttttacttttattttattttattttcattttcattttatttttatttaactatttgatttagtttttattttattttattatttagatttaattttagttttcgtttgattttattgttttgaaaaaagagaagagaaaaaagaaaaaaaaagaaatgaaaaaaaagaaaagaaaaaagaaaaaaaaggaaaagagttGGTTGGCAGGAACATGTTTTGGAAGGGTGCAGTGGTGAGAAAAACGGTTAGAGGGAATAGATCTTGGAATCTCAGAGACACAAGAATTGATTCGGGCAGCAGAAGAATACATAACAGATTTTGGGGTCATCACCCGAGAGGATTCAATCACACACACCAGAACCCTCAATTACCTTCATCCCCATCACGCCCTACTTTCTTCTTCGATTTTTTTTACACGACCCAACGACACCCCTTTGGAACCACCTCCAACAGAACCATCACTCACAAATGCCATCACCCTCATTACACCTTATGACCCAACAGAATTAATGACCCAAGAGAATTGATCACACACACGACACCACCCTTTTTGGCACACCACATACACCATGCTTAAACACGGTAACACACAACAGAATTCATTTTCCCTTCGAACCGAATCATCTCTCTCGCCCTTCACCCCTTCCATCTTCACCATCACACCCAACCACGAGAACCACCAAAGGCTCCCTCTCTTCCCTAACCCATAACGACCGAATCACATTGTTCCCCAATT
Protein-coding regions in this window:
- the LOC106779175 gene encoding uncharacterized protein LOC106779175, which codes for MENQEEVQEEMKADIQQLKGQMSQILEALNALQDPGDSRAPRPQQRASEAQTFPPYGLPPNYTPPSGEDLGHADTQEVKDNAVEAEDKLGANTAIIHEETTQSGMANVIMIEQPEMKSSHYVVAPTNFEKLEMLEKKLRVIEGKDVFEFGDARKLCLVPDVVIPPKFKLPEFEKYRGNTCPRSHITMYCRKMAAYAYHEKLLIHFFQESLTSVALSWYMRLEPTDICSWKDLVDAFVRQYEYNKDLRPDRLQLQNMVKNESESFREYAQRWREIAAQVEPPLSDKEMTTIFLNTLQPPFYEHMISSVSSSFADIVVIGERVEGGIRNGKIALNPNLVANLNEYGLGQEANSHFTAYPQTSHSYGSNRAMEQRKYNRNEKVVNFTPIPMTYTELLQDLLRNNLIKVCPTRSVRPPYPKNYDINVRCDYHEGARGHSTKACKALRHKVQSLIDSGCLKFEESQSSTVARRDLASANAMDK